A region from the Paenibacillus humicola genome encodes:
- a CDS encoding LamG-like jellyroll fold domain-containing protein: MERGTTLFLLKNDRTGAFDGSVIGISITGAVNAKPLEMEMGFRLDGGFIELARSRELGQLQSFTLEATIEPDRVGGKRQNILEAQSPSVALFIEANGKLVGSVHTAAGWVSVDSGSTLVQAGRTSRVRLTRGDNGQMELQIDDKTVGSSSVPGPIQNVGELGFKIGAGIDGKAYAYAGRISNVAVRSGAVDGAFNAGLQQRSSAIEQSVRSATGIQDIAVNLIPDVSRSRLQPIKDLMNAAGVERLSDLETLKLTTKTVMTPGKVVVAPRKSIAVAIDWKAVAAALGIATSGGIIRENLAKYLANRNSVPTLRRITASPPVISAPSAGSVNTAPAAGINPASPVTPPLRTTLSASALGSPLIAKRTGAVMPTIVLRESPALRKPAEPSVMSGVFTIDKDAIRLNDSSLIAKLEAGNPAQWPITSEQPVHVYSLTKIPVTSAVMIAQTIDLTNTELVIEPDVTTFYLIAEKVICGANAKITWRKPGGSTPPRLDNPDLNGRGWSGVHTKPNSRDGLDGEDGRAGESGINGAKGQNAPHLEIWVKEMSAMPNIDFSGEEGRKGGTGQRGGRGGDGADGHVGERWWLFGWHCSADPGDGGDGGDGGDGGRGGRGGNGGAGGNITIGVLDGTLESTVTNKAFKLKNQGGAIGRGGDGGPGGAPGAGGISGVGETCKDARNGRKGDQGQPGRAGIDGAYAGLDGSIRFFEFSEDAWEDLLTRPWVSEITPSQAFPGDAVILRGSHFTSHDRVLLDGAVLVPAVNADESLTVTIPAGSAGGEKSISVRREDGTESNRLTLRIKPQLNALSGGLVPGATVTLTGRAFLSGAAVLVNGAAVPANVTGPTQLTYVMPGTGGGGSSGGSATVQVRNPDGLVSNSRTAKKASVLEVPFKYGVHNLPFRNFSDGVPSWGTYQDTFGAAEIWHEQLDPIFGHPILTAAFYGFYQHFLKGEDNGGLATGFCTSMAAIVADNYWTGRNDTHTLTKESLHEQLTAVHGRLLSRESLLHFHDQGLEGIKRVAKTYREIERTFLRGCDRDNAPLLFFIPAGEVWDAGYQEKLKDSHCVMPYKFVYPPEHPGPQLSPDGSTTVTDLDGVQMFVWDCNFPTDSAEDNGPNCRLVFRRSGSDFAFDYIGGDGATKFRSEDGITLGMMTNGQYLLADHDLPFSGPFGLTRFVIDFLLSPADMQITDENGLTTGRFGSQLQANIPGSLPCYLVPGAYMLPENVPLTRKIVGTGDGTYTYNSILPNGVSIVISDVATHKGQEDVLAANADCTQLRFTPGAEKNFTLTLARQVEDQVRAVAIMGIGGGPSSGLDITLSPEMSLVRVGNRSGSKTVDVRAFAVHKGAEVPLNGRVAGVQLPANNDLVVSVSDWTAALQLNVQTVSFN; the protein is encoded by the coding sequence ATGGAACGAGGCACGACGCTGTTTTTGCTCAAAAACGACCGGACGGGTGCGTTTGACGGATCGGTCATCGGCATTTCAATTACGGGCGCGGTCAATGCGAAGCCGCTCGAGATGGAAATGGGCTTTCGTCTGGACGGCGGCTTTATCGAGCTTGCCCGGAGCAGGGAGCTGGGGCAGCTGCAGTCCTTTACGCTTGAGGCGACGATCGAACCCGACCGGGTCGGCGGAAAACGCCAAAACATTTTGGAGGCACAAAGCCCTTCGGTCGCTTTGTTTATCGAAGCGAACGGCAAGCTCGTCGGTTCCGTACATACGGCGGCCGGCTGGGTGAGCGTCGACAGCGGCAGCACGCTTGTGCAGGCGGGACGAACGTCTCGCGTCCGGTTGACCCGCGGCGATAACGGACAGATGGAGCTGCAGATCGACGACAAGACGGTCGGCAGCAGCTCGGTGCCCGGCCCGATTCAGAACGTAGGCGAGCTCGGCTTCAAGATCGGCGCAGGCATTGACGGCAAGGCGTACGCGTATGCCGGCAGAATCAGCAACGTCGCGGTCCGGAGCGGCGCGGTAGACGGCGCATTCAACGCAGGCCTGCAGCAGCGATCGTCGGCGATCGAGCAATCGGTCCGCAGCGCCACCGGCATCCAGGACATCGCCGTCAACCTGATTCCGGACGTGAGCCGCTCGCGGCTGCAGCCGATCAAGGATTTGATGAATGCCGCGGGCGTGGAACGGCTGTCCGATCTGGAAACGCTGAAGCTGACGACCAAGACGGTGATGACGCCCGGCAAAGTCGTCGTCGCTCCGCGCAAAAGCATTGCGGTGGCTATCGATTGGAAAGCGGTTGCAGCCGCGCTGGGGATAGCGACAAGCGGTGGCATCATACGCGAAAACCTCGCCAAGTATTTGGCCAACCGGAACAGCGTGCCGACCTTGCGCCGGATCACCGCTTCTCCGCCGGTCATTTCCGCGCCTTCTGCCGGTTCGGTTAACACAGCCCCGGCAGCGGGAATCAACCCGGCATCGCCTGTGACGCCGCCGTTGCGCACGACGCTCTCGGCCTCGGCGCTCGGCTCGCCGCTTATCGCTAAACGTACCGGCGCGGTGATGCCGACGATCGTGCTGCGCGAAAGCCCGGCGCTTCGCAAGCCGGCCGAACCGAGCGTCATGTCGGGGGTGTTCACCATCGACAAGGACGCGATCCGGCTGAACGACAGCTCGCTGATCGCCAAGCTCGAAGCGGGCAACCCCGCACAGTGGCCGATCACCTCGGAGCAGCCGGTGCACGTCTATTCGCTGACGAAAATTCCCGTTACTTCCGCGGTTATGATCGCGCAGACGATCGACCTGACGAATACGGAGCTCGTCATCGAACCGGACGTCACGACCTTTTATTTGATTGCAGAGAAAGTCATTTGCGGAGCCAATGCAAAAATCACCTGGCGCAAGCCGGGCGGAAGCACGCCTCCGCGGCTTGATAACCCGGATTTGAACGGACGCGGATGGTCCGGCGTGCATACGAAGCCGAATTCGCGGGACGGGCTGGACGGCGAAGACGGCCGTGCAGGCGAGTCGGGCATTAACGGCGCGAAAGGTCAGAATGCGCCTCATCTGGAAATATGGGTCAAGGAAATGAGCGCCATGCCGAATATCGACTTCAGCGGCGAAGAAGGGCGAAAAGGCGGAACCGGCCAGCGCGGCGGACGCGGCGGCGACGGCGCGGACGGCCATGTCGGCGAACGCTGGTGGTTGTTCGGCTGGCACTGCAGCGCCGACCCCGGCGACGGGGGCGACGGCGGCGACGGAGGCGACGGCGGGAGAGGCGGACGCGGCGGCAACGGCGGCGCAGGCGGCAATATTACGATCGGCGTCCTGGACGGAACGCTGGAATCGACGGTCACGAACAAAGCGTTCAAGCTGAAAAATCAAGGAGGCGCAATCGGACGCGGCGGCGACGGCGGTCCCGGCGGAGCGCCGGGAGCGGGAGGCATCAGCGGCGTCGGCGAAACGTGCAAAGACGCGCGCAACGGCCGGAAAGGCGACCAAGGCCAGCCCGGACGGGCGGGGATCGACGGCGCTTACGCAGGTCTCGACGGCAGCATTCGTTTCTTCGAATTTTCGGAGGACGCATGGGAGGATTTGCTGACGCGCCCGTGGGTCTCAGAAATTACGCCGTCGCAGGCGTTTCCCGGCGACGCCGTCATCCTGCGCGGGAGCCATTTCACAAGTCACGACCGCGTCCTGCTGGACGGCGCGGTGCTCGTGCCGGCCGTGAACGCCGACGAGAGCCTGACGGTAACGATCCCGGCCGGCTCGGCGGGGGGCGAGAAATCGATCAGCGTCCGGCGGGAGGACGGGACGGAGAGCAACCGGCTGACGCTGCGCATCAAGCCGCAGCTGAACGCGCTGAGCGGCGGGCTCGTTCCCGGCGCGACCGTCACGCTGACCGGCCGCGCGTTTCTGAGCGGCGCGGCGGTCCTGGTGAACGGCGCCGCGGTACCGGCGAATGTGACCGGTCCGACGCAGCTGACGTACGTCATGCCGGGAACCGGCGGCGGAGGCAGCTCCGGCGGAAGCGCGACGGTGCAGGTCCGCAATCCGGACGGTCTCGTCAGCAACAGCCGAACGGCCAAGAAGGCCTCAGTGCTTGAGGTGCCGTTCAAATACGGCGTGCATAACCTGCCGTTCCGCAATTTCTCGGACGGCGTCCCGAGCTGGGGCACGTACCAGGATACGTTCGGCGCGGCGGAAATTTGGCACGAGCAGCTCGATCCGATCTTCGGCCATCCGATATTAACGGCGGCATTTTACGGCTTCTATCAACATTTTCTGAAAGGCGAAGATAACGGCGGCCTTGCCACGGGCTTCTGCACGTCGATGGCCGCGATCGTGGCCGACAATTACTGGACGGGGCGCAACGACACGCACACGCTGACTAAAGAAAGCCTGCATGAGCAGCTGACGGCGGTCCACGGCCGGCTGCTGAGCCGCGAAAGCCTTCTTCATTTTCACGACCAGGGTCTCGAAGGAATCAAGCGGGTGGCGAAGACGTACCGGGAGATCGAGCGCACGTTCCTGCGCGGCTGCGACCGCGACAATGCGCCGCTTCTGTTCTTCATTCCCGCCGGCGAGGTGTGGGATGCGGGCTACCAGGAGAAGCTGAAGGATTCGCACTGCGTCATGCCTTATAAATTCGTCTATCCTCCCGAGCATCCGGGACCGCAGCTGTCGCCCGACGGCAGCACGACCGTCACCGATCTGGACGGCGTCCAGATGTTCGTCTGGGACTGTAATTTCCCGACGGATTCGGCGGAAGACAACGGACCGAACTGCCGGCTCGTCTTCCGGCGCAGCGGCAGCGATTTCGCCTTCGATTACATCGGGGGCGACGGCGCTACGAAATTCCGCAGCGAGGACGGCATTACGCTCGGCATGATGACGAACGGACAATATTTGCTGGCCGACCATGATCTTCCGTTCAGCGGTCCGTTCGGCCTGACCCGCTTCGTTATCGATTTCCTGCTGTCGCCGGCCGATATGCAGATTACCGACGAGAATGGTCTGACGACGGGGCGGTTCGGTTCGCAGCTGCAGGCGAACATTCCGGGCAGCCTCCCGTGCTACCTCGTCCCCGGCGCCTATATGCTGCCGGAAAATGTCCCGCTTACGCGCAAAATCGTCGGCACCGGTGACGGCACCTACACCTACAATTCGATTTTGCCAAACGGCGTCTCGATCGTCATTTCGGACGTCGCCACGCACAAAGGGCAGGAGGATGTTCTGGCCGCCAATGCCGACTGCACCCAGCTTCGTTTTACGCCGGGCGCGGAGAAGAACTTCACCCTGACGCTTGCGCGGCAGGTGGAGGATCAGGTGCGGGCCGTCGCGATTATGGGGATCGGCGGCGGACCGTCGTCCGGGCTCGACATTACGCTGTCCCCGGAAATGTCGCTTGTCCGTGTCGGCAACCGCAGCGGCTCTAAAACCGTCGACGTCCGCGCGTTCGCGGTTCACAAGGGGGCGGAGGTTCCGCTCAACGGCCGGGTCGCCGGTGTCCAGCTTCCGGCGAACAACGATCTGGTCGTATCCGTATCGGACTGGACGGCGGCGCTTCAATTGAACGTTCAAACCGTCAGCTTTAACTGA
- a CDS encoding (Fe-S)-binding protein: protein MSKTEPRQKLFEAAYNEANQCVQCGYCLPVCPTYISMGKESASPRGRINLVKLAAEGKIDIGGHLTQPIDLCLGCRACETACPVGVPYGHILESAKEAIADRQAMPPQRQPSTGGPAAPSGPQSAAAHTAQGSLRKRVSWKERGRDRLKRLAMRQLLPYPRRLRTAGNLLWLYQKSGAGKLLRRTKLLHALSEPAAAFEQALPEVEPPRMRYEWGSVIPAMGAKKARVAFFAGCLMDAMMSRTNRLTVELLSLAGCEVVIPAGQSCCGALHAHQGLKAQAQELAKSNIAAFELSGADFYVNNAGGCGAMLHEYGHLLAGDAAWAERARRFAEKSRDVTEMLHTYGPLPFVKPWNGVMTYQDSCHLLHVQGVRTAPRELLKSIPGATFIEMEGSDRCCASGGIYNLLHYRESMSILDAKMDNANATKADVIVTTNPGCLLQMRLGVRRKPGDHDMEAVHLVEVLAEACGLD from the coding sequence ATGAGCAAAACGGAGCCGCGGCAAAAGCTGTTCGAAGCGGCGTATAACGAGGCCAACCAGTGCGTGCAGTGCGGCTACTGTCTGCCGGTGTGCCCGACGTATATTTCGATGGGCAAGGAATCGGCTTCGCCGAGAGGGCGCATTAATTTGGTGAAGCTGGCTGCGGAGGGGAAAATCGATATCGGCGGCCATTTGACGCAGCCGATCGATCTGTGCCTGGGCTGCCGAGCCTGCGAGACGGCCTGCCCGGTCGGCGTTCCGTACGGGCATATCCTCGAGTCGGCCAAAGAAGCGATTGCGGATCGGCAGGCCATGCCGCCTCAGCGGCAGCCGTCCACGGGTGGGCCGGCGGCGCCGTCAGGGCCGCAGTCCGCTGCGGCGCATACGGCGCAGGGCAGCCTGCGGAAGCGCGTCTCGTGGAAGGAGCGCGGACGGGACCGGCTGAAACGGCTCGCGATGCGGCAGCTGCTTCCTTATCCGCGCAGGCTCCGCACCGCTGGCAATCTGCTTTGGCTGTATCAGAAGAGCGGCGCGGGGAAGCTGCTTCGCCGGACGAAGCTGCTGCACGCCCTGTCCGAACCGGCCGCCGCGTTCGAGCAGGCGCTGCCCGAGGTCGAGCCGCCTCGCATGCGGTACGAATGGGGGAGCGTCATCCCCGCCATGGGTGCGAAAAAAGCGCGCGTCGCTTTTTTCGCCGGCTGCCTGATGGACGCGATGATGAGCCGCACCAACCGGCTCACCGTCGAGCTGCTGTCGCTGGCCGGCTGCGAGGTCGTGATTCCCGCGGGACAATCCTGCTGCGGGGCGCTGCACGCCCATCAAGGGCTGAAAGCGCAGGCGCAGGAGCTGGCCAAATCGAATATCGCCGCCTTCGAGCTGTCCGGGGCCGATTTCTACGTCAATAACGCCGGCGGCTGCGGCGCGATGCTCCACGAATACGGCCATCTGCTCGCGGGGGATGCGGCGTGGGCGGAACGGGCGCGGCGTTTTGCGGAAAAGTCGCGCGATGTGACGGAAATGCTGCACACGTACGGACCGCTGCCTTTTGTCAAGCCGTGGAACGGCGTCATGACCTATCAGGATTCGTGCCACCTGCTGCATGTGCAGGGCGTGCGCACCGCGCCGCGCGAGCTGCTGAAGTCGATCCCAGGCGCCACGTTCATCGAGATGGAAGGCAGCGACCGGTGCTGCGCGTCGGGCGGCATCTATAATCTGCTGCATTACCGGGAGTCGATGAGCATCCTGGACGCCAAAATGGACAACGCGAATGCGACGAAGGCCGATGTAATCGTCACCACGAACCCGGGCTGCCTGCTGCAGATGCGGCTTGGCGTGCGCCGCAAACCCGGGGATCACGACATGGAAGCGGTGCATCTCGTCGAGGTGCTGGCCGAAGCGTGCGGATTGGATTAG
- a CDS encoding FAD-binding oxidoreductase: protein MEENALQELLAIVPEERVFLDLAERYSYSFDASFGEYLPEAVVQPLNAEEICRIVKLANRRRIPLYPRGAATSLSGGPLPVEGGVVLDMTRFARKLIIDRENLLAVVSPGVITADIHKKAEEAGLFYPPDPSSSHVSTIGGNMAENSSGPKGLKYGTTKEYVIGLEVVTPLGDLIRTGGKTVKNVTGYDLTRLIVGSEGTLGIITEIILRLIPKPKARKTLLAAFDRIQDSGHAITNILSSGILPAAMELMDNACIRAVEQFQPSGLPVDKEALILVEVDGHPAAIEEEIRSCEAICREQGASLVKVAGDEKEREELWRARRMVSPAITQMGPTKISEDATVPRSKIPEMMERLKQIRDKYRLNLVVFGHAGDGNLHPNIITDKRNKEEMRRVEDAVGDIFKAAVALGGTLSGEHGIGLLKAPYMEMELGEAGLAMMRRIKEAWDPNNIMNPGKIFPQPGRTKAVLT from the coding sequence ATGGAAGAGAACGCTCTGCAGGAGCTGCTCGCCATCGTGCCGGAGGAACGGGTATTTCTCGACTTGGCGGAGCGCTATTCGTACAGCTTCGATGCGTCCTTCGGTGAATATTTGCCGGAGGCGGTCGTACAGCCGCTGAACGCGGAGGAAATTTGCCGGATCGTCAAGCTCGCCAATCGCCGCCGGATCCCTCTGTATCCGAGAGGGGCCGCCACCTCGCTGAGCGGCGGTCCGCTTCCGGTTGAAGGCGGCGTCGTATTGGATATGACCCGCTTTGCGCGCAAGCTGATCATCGACCGCGAAAATTTGCTCGCTGTCGTATCGCCGGGAGTCATTACGGCGGATATTCACAAAAAGGCCGAGGAGGCCGGATTGTTTTATCCGCCCGACCCGAGCTCTTCGCATGTGTCGACGATCGGCGGCAATATGGCGGAGAATTCGAGCGGCCCCAAAGGCCTGAAATACGGCACGACCAAGGAATACGTCATCGGGCTGGAAGTGGTGACGCCGCTTGGAGACCTGATTCGCACCGGCGGCAAAACGGTGAAAAATGTGACCGGCTACGACTTGACCCGCCTCATCGTTGGCTCGGAAGGGACGCTTGGGATCATTACGGAGATCATCCTGAGGCTCATTCCGAAGCCGAAAGCGCGAAAAACGCTGCTTGCCGCGTTTGACCGCATCCAAGACTCGGGACACGCGATCACGAACATTTTATCGTCCGGCATTTTGCCCGCCGCCATGGAGCTGATGGACAACGCCTGTATTCGGGCGGTGGAGCAGTTTCAGCCGAGCGGCTTGCCGGTCGACAAAGAAGCGCTCATTTTGGTGGAAGTGGACGGGCATCCGGCGGCGATCGAGGAAGAAATTCGCAGCTGTGAAGCGATTTGCCGCGAGCAGGGGGCGAGCCTGGTGAAGGTGGCCGGAGACGAGAAGGAGCGGGAGGAGCTGTGGCGCGCCCGCAGGATGGTGTCGCCGGCGATTACCCAGATGGGGCCGACGAAAATTTCCGAGGACGCAACCGTGCCGCGCAGCAAAATTCCGGAGATGATGGAACGGCTGAAGCAAATCCGCGACAAGTATCGATTAAATCTGGTCGTATTCGGGCATGCCGGGGACGGGAACCTGCATCCGAACATCATTACCGATAAACGCAACAAGGAAGAGATGAGGCGCGTCGAGGACGCGGTCGGCGACATTTTCAAAGCGGCGGTGGCGCTCGGCGGAACGCTTTCCGGAGAGCACGGCATCGGGCTCCTCAAGGCGCCTTATATGGAAATGGAGCTTGGAGAGGCGGGCCTGGCGATGATGAGAAGGATCAAGGAAGCGTGGGATCCCAACAACATCATGAACCCGGGCAAAATCTTTCCGCAGCCGGGCCGGACGAAGGCGGTGCTGACATGA
- a CDS encoding DUF523 domain-containing protein: MILISSCLAGLATTYDGRDNYREEIAALLQQGKAVLVCPEQLGGLPTPRPPAEIVGGSGADVLDGKAKVLTNDHRDVTAEFIRGAEQTLKIARTVNAKYAILKESSPSCGSTLIYDGTYSKRKQPGFGVTSALLRRSGIEVYSEANFKSLLDKIN; this comes from the coding sequence ATGATCCTGATCAGTTCCTGTTTGGCGGGGCTTGCGACAACTTACGACGGCCGGGACAACTACCGTGAAGAAATCGCCGCGCTCCTGCAGCAGGGGAAGGCCGTTTTGGTCTGCCCGGAGCAATTGGGCGGCCTGCCGACTCCCCGCCCGCCGGCCGAAATCGTCGGGGGCAGCGGGGCCGATGTTCTGGACGGCAAAGCGAAGGTCTTGACGAACGACCATCGGGACGTGACCGCGGAGTTTATCCGGGGGGCCGAGCAAACGTTGAAAATTGCCCGGACCGTGAACGCGAAATACGCGATTTTGAAGGAGTCCAGCCCTTCTTGCGGCAGCACGCTTATCTACGACGGCACGTATTCCAAGCGGAAACAGCCGGGGTTCGGAGTAACGTCCGCCCTGCTCCGGCGCAGCGGCATCGAGGTCTATTCGGAAGCGAACTTCAAGTCGCTGCTGGATAAAATCAATTAA